The DNA sequence TCCAGCACTTCGCACAGGCGGAACGGCGCGTGCTCGATTTCCAGGCGTTGCGCCTCGATTTTCGAGAAGTCGAGTATGTCGTTGATCAGTTCCAGCAGCGAGCGGCCGGCGCGGCGGATTTTCTGCACCATGCCGTGCGCATCGGCGTTGAGCGGCTGTTGCTCCAGCATGTAGGCGAGGCCCAGTATGGCGTTCATGGGGGTGCGTATTTCGTGGCTCATGTTGGCCAGAAACTCGGATTTCGCCTGGCTGGCGAGGCGTGATTCCTCCAGCGCCTCGTTCAGCTCGCGAGTACGCCGGGTGACCTGCTGTTCCAGCGCGGCCGTCAAGTCATGCGCGCGCTGTTGCGCGAGTTTTTCGTCGCTGACGTCGCGATTCACGCCGACCACCTGACAGATGGCGCCGCTGGCATCGTGTTCGACCATGCCGTTGGCCTGAATGTGGCGCACCTGGCCATTTT is a window from the Candidatus Hydrogenedentota bacterium genome containing:
- a CDS encoding PAS domain-containing protein; this encodes WVWHVAEQRLVWDDRTAALYGAPTEIADSGQCYAYWRARLHPDDAAATETALHQQVLHNGRFDHAFRIVLENGQVRHIQANGMVEHDASGAICQVVGVNRDVSDEKLAQQRAHDLTAALEQQVTRRTRELNEALEESRLASQAKSEFLANMSHEIRTPMNAILGLAYMLEQQPLNADAHGMVQKIRRAGRSLLELINDILDFSKIEAQRLEIEHAPFRLCEVLDNAACIMASTVGTKPIEVIVDSPPGGSNYLMGDGLRLSQVLINL